Proteins encoded in a region of the Bradyrhizobium sp. CB3481 genome:
- a CDS encoding Nramp family divalent metal transporter, whose protein sequence is MTDTTAAGWRADAAAGAQRSLPEVNSTIRVPFGGHWSRRLLAFLGPGYLVSVGYMDPGNWATDLAGGSKFGYTLLSVILLSNLMAILLQALAARLGIVTDRDLAQACRASFSRPVNFLLWVACEAAIIACDLAEVIGTAIALKLLFGIPLIGGALITALDAFLLLLLMNKGFRFLEAFVISLLIVIAICFAIQITAAAPPVAAVLQGFMPSTEIVTNPEMLYIAIGIIGATVMPHNLYLHSSIVQTRAYERNDQGRREAIKWATTDSTIALMLALFINAAILIVAAATFHATGKTEVAEIGQAFELLSPLLGLGIASTLFAVALLASGLNSTVTATLAGQIVMEGFLDLRLPSWARRLLTRGIAIVPVVIVTALYGERGTSQLLVFSQVILSMQLPFAVIPLVKFVSDKRKMGKFVIPRWVSAIAWIVAGVIVALNVKLLFETFFG, encoded by the coding sequence ATGACTGACACGACTGCCGCCGGATGGCGCGCGGATGCCGCCGCTGGCGCGCAGCGCAGCCTGCCCGAAGTGAATTCGACCATCAGAGTGCCCTTTGGCGGGCATTGGTCGCGGCGGCTCCTGGCCTTCCTCGGACCCGGCTATTTGGTTTCGGTCGGTTACATGGACCCCGGCAACTGGGCCACCGATCTCGCCGGCGGCTCGAAGTTCGGCTACACGCTGCTGTCGGTGATCCTGCTGTCGAACCTGATGGCGATCCTGCTGCAGGCACTCGCCGCACGCCTTGGCATCGTCACCGACCGCGACCTTGCGCAGGCCTGCCGCGCCAGTTTCTCGCGTCCCGTGAACTTCCTGCTCTGGGTGGCCTGCGAGGCCGCGATCATCGCCTGCGATCTGGCGGAAGTGATCGGCACCGCGATTGCGCTAAAACTTCTGTTCGGCATTCCCCTGATCGGCGGCGCGCTGATCACCGCGCTCGACGCCTTCCTGCTGCTGCTGCTGATGAACAAGGGCTTTCGCTTCCTCGAAGCCTTCGTCATCTCGCTATTGATCGTGATCGCGATCTGCTTTGCGATCCAGATCACCGCCGCCGCGCCGCCGGTCGCCGCGGTGCTGCAGGGCTTTATGCCCTCGACCGAAATCGTCACCAATCCGGAGATGCTTTACATCGCGATCGGAATCATCGGCGCCACCGTGATGCCGCATAACCTCTATCTGCACTCCTCGATCGTGCAGACCCGCGCGTATGAGCGCAACGACCAGGGCCGCCGCGAGGCGATCAAATGGGCGACCACGGATTCGACGATCGCCCTGATGCTGGCGCTGTTCATCAACGCCGCGATCCTGATCGTTGCCGCCGCTACTTTCCATGCCACCGGCAAGACCGAGGTCGCCGAGATCGGCCAGGCGTTTGAATTGTTATCGCCGCTGCTCGGGCTGGGCATCGCCTCGACCCTGTTCGCGGTGGCGCTGCTCGCCTCCGGCCTCAACTCGACGGTGACAGCGACGCTGGCCGGCCAGATCGTGATGGAAGGTTTTCTGGATCTGCGGCTGCCGAGCTGGGCGCGGCGGCTGTTGACCCGCGGCATCGCCATCGTGCCGGTCGTAATCGTCACCGCGCTCTATGGCGAGCGCGGCACCAGCCAGCTCCTGGTGTTCAGCCAGGTCATCCTGTCGATGCAGTTGCCGTTCGCGGTCATTCCGCTGGTCAAGTTCGTCTCCGACAAGCGCAAGATGGGCAAGTTCGTCATCCCGCGCTGGGTTTCAGCCATCGCCTGGATCGTCGCCGGCGTGATCGTCGCACTGAACGTGAAGCTGCTGTTCGAGACGTTCTTCGGATAG